In Asterias rubens chromosome 10, eAstRub1.3, whole genome shotgun sequence, the following proteins share a genomic window:
- the LOC117295653 gene encoding galanin receptor type 2-like — translation MAAPHQQEVNDTEIFIHIHPPATLVTIELILGIFGIVGNGLVCLTVIRARSMHNLTNYLILNLAVADICVCLCLVVFSEKLFLAFSPQGQVAGSIYCILCADKNATWFFTYSAVLALTLVTLERYVAIVYPFQYPRFFSGVKAACYAIICWVIAFLIELPYLFVPRYSLDDKACYYVHLEPVIKGVTAFNTAVITFIAPLACMVFSYWRIISCLRMRARDLIKEGTQSPAYELLVASKKVVKTLLVVTVIFVITWVPIQTCCSVLSVFPALGSEFWFLRLYSDLRTVGYINSVLNVIVYSIKYKQFRKAFKSIFFPASWNRVNPVNGEIYDTSKGYTNNTHVS, via the coding sequence ATGGCAGCACCGCATCAACAAGAAGTAAATGATACCGAGATCTTTATCCACATCCATCCGCCTGCAACTCTCGTCACAATCGAGCTGATCCTTGGCATATTCGGCATCGTAGGCAACGGCCTCGTCTGTCTGACCGTGATTAGAGCACGCTCCATGCACAACCTAACCAACTACCTGATTCTCAACTTGGCAGTGGCTGATATCTGCGTCTGCCTGTGTCTGGTCGTGTTCTCTGAGAAGCTCTTTCTGGCCTTCTCTCCTCAGGGCCAGGTTGCTGGAAGCATCTACTGCATCCTCTGCGCTGATAAGAATGCCACGTGGTTCTTCACCTACTCGGCCGTTCTCGCTCTGACTCTGGTTACACTCGAGCGGTACGTTGCCATAGTCTACCCTTTCCAGTACCCTCGCTTCTTCTCCGGGGTGAAAGCAGCATGCTACGCCATTATCTGCTGGGTAATTGCCTTCTTGATCGAGCTCCCGTACCTGTTTGTGCCCAGGTACAGTTTAGACGACAAGGCATGCTACTACGTCCATCTCGAACCGGTTATCAAGGGTGTCACAGCGTTCAACACAGCCGTGATAACCTTCATTGCACCACTTGCATGCATGGTGTTCTCCTATTGGCGAATCATCAGCTGTTTGAGGATGAGGGCACGAGATCTGATTAAAGAAGGCACTCAGTCCCCGGCTTATGAGCTTCTAGTCGCCTCCAAGAAGGTCGTCAAGACGCTCTTGGTGGTAACGGTGATCTTCGTCATCACTTGGGTACCGATCCAGACTTGCTGCTCAGTGCTAAGTGTTTTTCCTGCATTGGGAAGTGAGTTTTGGTTCCTTCGGCTCTACAGCGACCTCCGAACCGTCGGTTACATCAACTCAGTCTTAAACGTCATCGTTTATTCTATCAAGTACAAGCAGTTCCGCAAAGCTTTCAAGTCCATTTTTTTCCCTGCATCTTGGAACCGAGTGAACCCTGTAAATGGTGAGATATACGACACCAGTAAGGGGTATACCAATAACACACATGTATCATAA